The following are from one region of the Bacteroidota bacterium genome:
- a CDS encoding sugar ABC transporter permease yields LQDTELFTLPVGLKLFQGNLRAQWGLYAAGSLIVSIPVIALFLVLSRYLISGLTLGAVKG; encoded by the coding sequence TCTTGCAGGACACAGAACTCTTCACGCTGCCCGTCGGGCTGAAGCTCTTCCAGGGCAACCTCCGCGCGCAGTGGGGCCTCTACGCCGCCGGGTCGCTCATCGTGTCGATCCCCGTGATCGCGCTGTTCCTGGTGCTGAGCCGCTACCTGATCTCCGGCCTGACGCTCGGTGCGGTGAAGGGGTAG